One genomic region from Pseudomonas sp. R5-89-07 encodes:
- a CDS encoding NAD-dependent protein deacetylase: MLDTLDHQADHLDTLHQAMAEKRFLVLTGAGISTSSGIPDYRDSEGVRRGKAPMMYQEFLATPQARRRYWARAMLGWPRVRAAQPNKAHLALATLQSRGRISGLITQNVDTLHDQAGSHDVIELHGSLHRVLCLDCQLRSPRDVIQRQMDIDNPYLAQVHAVQAPDGDTLLNPTFEEHFQVPHCPHCHGQRLKPDVVFFGENVAPATAARAMAAVQHAEGLLVVGSSLMAYSAFRLCKAMVEQGKPVIAINLGKTRGDELLQVKIEASCERLLPLLVGQLI; the protein is encoded by the coding sequence ATGCTCGACACGCTGGATCATCAAGCAGACCACCTCGACACGCTGCACCAGGCGATGGCCGAAAAACGCTTCCTGGTGCTGACCGGTGCCGGAATCAGCACCTCGTCAGGTATCCCCGACTACCGTGACAGCGAAGGGGTACGCCGGGGCAAAGCGCCAATGATGTACCAGGAGTTTCTCGCTACCCCGCAGGCGCGCCGCCGTTACTGGGCGCGGGCCATGCTCGGCTGGCCAAGGGTGCGCGCTGCACAACCGAACAAGGCGCACCTGGCGTTGGCGACGCTGCAGTCGCGCGGGCGTATCAGCGGGTTGATCACCCAAAACGTCGACACCCTGCATGATCAAGCCGGTAGCCATGATGTGATTGAACTGCACGGCAGCCTGCACCGGGTGCTGTGCCTGGATTGCCAGTTGCGCAGCCCGCGCGATGTGATCCAGCGGCAAATGGACATCGACAATCCTTACCTGGCGCAGGTCCACGCGGTGCAGGCACCGGACGGCGACACCTTGCTCAACCCCACCTTCGAAGAACACTTCCAGGTCCCCCACTGCCCACATTGCCATGGCCAGCGTTTAAAGCCGGATGTTGTGTTCTTCGGTGAGAACGTAGCACCGGCCACTGCGGCCAGGGCGATGGCGGCCGTACAACACGCCGAGGGCTTGCTGGTGGTAGGGTCGTCCCTGATGGCCTATTCGGCGTTTCGCCTGTGCAAGGCCATGGTGGAACAAGGCAAGCCGGTGATCGCCATCAACTTGGGCAAGACCCGTGGGGACGAGCTGCTGCAGGTGAAGATCGAAGCGTCCTGCGAACGCTTGTTGCCGCTGCTGGTTGGACAACTCATATAG
- a CDS encoding CoA transferase subunit B — MALTREQMAQRVAREMQDGFYVNLGIGIPTLVANYIPEGMEVMLQSENGLLGMGPFPTEETIDADMINAGKQTVTARIGASIFSSAESFAMIRGGHVDLTVLGAFEVDVQGNIASWMIPGKLVKGMGGAMDLVAGAENIIVIMTHASKDGESKLLSQCSLPLTGANCIKRVLTDLAYLEIENGAFVLKERAPGVSVEEIVSKTAGKLIVPDHVPEMHFQ, encoded by the coding sequence ATGGCTCTTACCCGCGAACAAATGGCTCAACGCGTCGCCCGCGAAATGCAGGACGGTTTCTACGTCAACCTCGGCATCGGCATTCCCACCCTGGTGGCCAACTACATTCCAGAAGGCATGGAAGTGATGCTGCAATCGGAAAACGGCCTGCTTGGCATGGGACCGTTTCCGACCGAAGAAACCATTGATGCCGACATGATCAACGCCGGCAAGCAAACCGTCACCGCCCGCATCGGCGCCTCGATTTTCTCCTCCGCCGAGTCCTTCGCGATGATTCGCGGCGGCCACGTGGACCTCACCGTACTCGGCGCGTTCGAAGTGGACGTACAGGGCAACATCGCCTCGTGGATGATCCCCGGCAAGCTGGTCAAGGGCATGGGCGGCGCGATGGACCTGGTGGCCGGTGCGGAAAACATCATCGTTATCATGACCCATGCGTCCAAGGACGGTGAGTCGAAGTTGCTCAGCCAGTGCAGCCTGCCGCTGACCGGCGCCAACTGCATCAAACGTGTGCTCACGGACTTGGCTTACCTGGAAATCGAAAATGGCGCTTTTGTCCTCAAGGAACGCGCACCTGGCGTCAGCGTAGAAGAGATTGTGAGCAAGACCGCCGGTAAACTGATCGTCCCGGACCATGTTCCAGAAATGCATTTCCAGTGA
- a CDS encoding DNA topoisomerase III, whose amino-acid sequence MQLYLCEKPSQAKDIAAVLGANRRGDGCWLGNGVTVTWCIGHLLETAPPDAYDAKYKRWVLADLPIVPEKWKMQVKPKTASQFKAVKRLLGEASELVIATDADREGEMIARELVEHCRYRGPIQRLWLSALDDASIRKALAALKPGAQTFSLYHSALGRSRADWLIGMNMSRLFTLLGRQSGYQGVLPVGRVQTPTLRLVVDRDRSIANFVPVAYWAIDVELLHERITFTAQWRAAEDACDDQGRCLNPQLARDAAEAMAHAASARLVKLRTERMREVAPLPFDLGTLQEICSKKLGLGAQETLDIAQSLYETHKVITYPRSDCGYLPLSQHSEAPKILAALGRADTAVGELMDYMDPARRSRAWNDAKVSAHHGIIPTGAGKDVAQLTGKHRAVYTLIRARYLAQFLPNHEYDRTQADFDCAGQALRAVGKVVIEPGWKRALPEALAPAKGREAPAPQALPMLVQGQDCAVAKVNLKDLWTQPPKPFTEGDLIKAMKNVAKLVEDPLLKQKLKDTTGIGTEATRAGIIQGLLDRGYLVKNGKALSATPAAFSLIDAVPRAIADPGTTAIWEQALDMVQSGDMSLEEFVAKQAAWMSKQVARCNGMRMTITGPASPAAKKGAAPWKNKRKSAPRKTTASPKRAKKPASVG is encoded by the coding sequence ATGCAGCTGTACCTCTGTGAAAAACCCTCCCAGGCCAAGGACATCGCGGCCGTGCTCGGCGCCAATCGCCGGGGCGACGGATGCTGGCTGGGCAACGGAGTCACAGTCACCTGGTGCATCGGTCACCTGCTGGAAACCGCTCCGCCGGACGCGTACGACGCCAAATACAAACGCTGGGTGCTCGCCGACCTGCCCATCGTCCCGGAAAAATGGAAAATGCAGGTCAAGCCCAAGACCGCCAGCCAGTTCAAGGCGGTCAAGCGCCTGCTGGGGGAAGCCAGCGAACTGGTGATCGCAACCGACGCCGACCGCGAGGGCGAGATGATCGCCCGTGAACTGGTGGAGCATTGCCGTTATCGAGGGCCGATCCAGCGTTTGTGGCTGTCGGCGCTGGACGACGCCTCCATCCGCAAGGCCTTGGCCGCACTCAAGCCCGGCGCGCAAACCTTCAGCCTGTATCACTCGGCCCTCGGCCGCTCCCGCGCCGACTGGCTGATCGGCATGAACATGAGCCGCCTGTTCACCTTGCTCGGGCGCCAATCCGGCTACCAGGGCGTATTGCCGGTGGGCCGCGTGCAAACCCCTACCTTGCGCCTGGTGGTCGACCGTGACCGCAGCATCGCCAATTTCGTACCCGTGGCCTATTGGGCCATCGATGTAGAACTGCTGCACGAACGCATCACCTTCACTGCCCAATGGCGCGCCGCCGAGGACGCCTGCGATGACCAGGGCCGTTGCCTCAACCCACAACTGGCCCGGGACGCCGCCGAGGCCATGGCCCACGCGGCCAGCGCGCGCCTGGTGAAGCTGCGCACCGAGCGCATGCGGGAGGTCGCACCCCTGCCCTTCGACCTCGGCACCCTGCAGGAGATCTGCTCGAAAAAGCTCGGCCTCGGCGCCCAGGAAACCCTGGATATTGCCCAATCCCTCTACGAAACCCATAAGGTCATCACCTACCCGCGCAGCGATTGCGGCTACCTGCCATTGAGCCAGCACAGCGAAGCGCCGAAGATTCTCGCCGCACTCGGCCGCGCGGATACGGCCGTGGGCGAGCTGATGGACTACATGGACCCTGCTCGTCGCTCACGCGCCTGGAACGACGCCAAGGTCAGTGCCCACCACGGCATTATTCCCACCGGGGCCGGCAAGGACGTCGCCCAACTCACCGGCAAGCATCGAGCGGTCTACACACTGATACGCGCGCGCTACCTGGCGCAATTTCTGCCAAACCATGAATACGACCGGACCCAGGCGGATTTCGACTGTGCCGGCCAGGCGCTGCGCGCGGTGGGCAAAGTCGTCATCGAACCGGGCTGGAAACGCGCACTGCCCGAAGCCCTCGCCCCCGCCAAGGGTAGGGAAGCGCCTGCGCCGCAAGCCTTGCCGATGCTGGTGCAGGGCCAGGACTGTGCCGTGGCCAAGGTCAACCTCAAGGACCTGTGGACCCAACCGCCCAAGCCCTTTACCGAAGGCGACCTGATCAAGGCGATGAAAAACGTCGCCAAGCTGGTGGAGGATCCGTTGCTCAAGCAGAAGCTCAAGGACACCACGGGCATAGGCACCGAAGCCACCCGCGCCGGGATTATCCAGGGCCTGCTGGACCGCGGTTACCTGGTGAAGAATGGCAAGGCGCTGTCGGCCACCCCGGCGGCGTTCAGCCTGATTGACGCCGTGCCTCGGGCCATCGCCGATCCCGGTACCACCGCTATCTGGGAGCAGGCGCTGGATATGGTGCAAAGCGGTGACATGAGCCTGGAAGAGTTTGTCGCCAAACAAGCGGCATGGATGAGCAAGCAGGTGGCGCGCTGCAATGGCATGCGCATGACCATCACCGGCCCGGCCAGCCCCGCAGCGAAAAAAGGCGCAGCGCCTTGGAAAAACAAGCGCAAGAGCGCGCCGCGCAAGACGACAGCCAGCCCCAAACGGGCGAAAAAGCCGGCAAGTGTCGGGTAA
- a CDS encoding LysR family transcriptional regulator, whose amino-acid sequence MTVKQMRAFLAVAQSLSFAAACERLHLSQSALSLTIKGLEEGLGGRLFSRNTRNVALTPEGESLLPLARRLIADWDNAEDELRQRFTLQRGRVTVAAMPSFAGNLLPPILKIFRARYPQVNVTVHDLINEQVLEMVRDRQVELGVAFEPSEGSSLAFTPLYLDRFIAVVPGESPLAHLAEIDWKSLLEQPFITLQRPSTVRVMLEEHLGALQMKLPVALESHQLATVGKMVASGLGVSAVPALCARQMQEAGAHCITLTGPVIERPIGLLTKPGHELSAAAQVLFDIFRDEAGKGRYPTF is encoded by the coding sequence ATGACCGTTAAACAGATGCGTGCCTTTCTGGCCGTGGCTCAGAGCCTGAGTTTTGCCGCTGCCTGTGAGCGTCTGCACCTTTCCCAATCGGCGCTGAGCCTGACGATCAAGGGCCTTGAAGAAGGGCTGGGTGGGCGCCTGTTCAGCCGCAATACGCGCAATGTGGCCCTCACGCCCGAGGGCGAATCGCTGTTGCCGCTGGCGCGCCGGTTGATTGCCGATTGGGACAATGCCGAGGACGAACTGCGTCAACGCTTCACCCTGCAGCGCGGCCGCGTGACGGTGGCGGCGATGCCGTCATTTGCCGGCAACCTGTTGCCGCCGATCCTCAAGATATTCCGCGCCCGTTACCCGCAGGTGAACGTGACGGTGCACGACCTGATCAACGAGCAGGTATTGGAGATGGTGCGCGACCGCCAGGTGGAATTGGGCGTAGCGTTCGAACCTTCCGAAGGTTCGTCATTGGCATTCACGCCGCTGTACCTGGATCGGTTTATTGCAGTGGTGCCGGGAGAGTCGCCGTTGGCACACCTGGCTGAAATCGACTGGAAAAGCCTGTTGGAACAACCCTTCATTACCCTGCAGCGCCCATCGACCGTACGGGTAATGCTCGAAGAGCATCTGGGCGCCCTGCAGATGAAACTGCCGGTGGCGCTGGAAAGTCATCAATTGGCGACGGTGGGCAAGATGGTTGCCAGCGGCTTGGGGGTCAGTGCTGTGCCCGCGCTGTGTGCACGGCAGATGCAGGAGGCGGGTGCCCATTGCATCACCTTGACCGGCCCGGTGATAGAGCGGCCGATTGGCCTATTGACCAAGCCCGGGCATGAACTGTCGGCGGCGGCGCAGGTGTTGTTCGATATTTTTCGAGATGAAGCGGGGAAGGGACGTTACCCAACTTTCTGA
- a CDS encoding CBS domain-containing protein: protein MKTVAELLKAKDQKNQDVHTIQWDHTVFEALVRMSEKNVGALPVVKDGAVVGIISERDYARKLILKGLSSVTTRVDDVMSSPVITVDTHKTVEACMNIMTDSHLRHLPVVENGKLLGLLSIGDLVKEAIAEQAALIQQLEQYIRGE, encoded by the coding sequence ATGAAAACCGTTGCAGAATTACTCAAAGCCAAGGATCAGAAGAACCAGGACGTCCACACCATCCAGTGGGACCACACCGTGTTCGAGGCACTGGTGCGGATGTCCGAGAAGAACGTCGGGGCCTTGCCGGTGGTCAAGGACGGCGCGGTGGTGGGGATCATCAGCGAGCGCGATTACGCCCGTAAACTCATCCTCAAGGGTCTTTCATCGGTGACTACCCGAGTGGATGATGTGATGAGTTCGCCGGTGATCACCGTAGATACCCATAAAACGGTCGAGGCGTGCATGAACATCATGACCGACAGCCACCTGCGCCACCTCCCGGTCGTGGAAAACGGCAAGCTGCTCGGTCTGCTGTCCATTGGCGACCTGGTCAAGGAAGCCATTGCTGAACAAGCCGCCTTGATCCAACAGCTGGAGCAGTACATCCGAGGCGAATAG
- a CDS encoding acetyl-CoA C-acetyltransferase, producing MQDVVIVAATRTAVGSFQGSLAAIPAPELGAAVIRRLLEQTGLNPAEVDEVILGQVLTAGSGQNPARQASILAGLPHAVPSLTLNKVCGSGLKALHLGAQAIRCGDADVIIAGGMENMSLAPYVLPAARTGLRMGHAKMIDSMITDGLWDAFNDYHMGITAENLVDKYGISREAQDAFAAASQQKAAAAIEAGRFADEITPILIPQRKGDPVAFAVDEQPRAGTTAESLAKLKPAFKKDGSVTAGNASSLNDGAAAVLLMSAAKAKALGLPVLARIASYANAGVDPAIMGIGPVSATRRCLDKAGWQLADLDLIEANEAFAAQSLAVGKELEWDADKVNVNGGAIAIGHPIGASGCRVLVTLLHEMIKRDAKKGLATLCIGGGQGVALALERS from the coding sequence ATGCAAGACGTCGTGATTGTTGCTGCCACCCGCACCGCCGTGGGCAGCTTTCAAGGTTCGCTGGCGGCTATCCCGGCCCCTGAACTGGGCGCTGCGGTGATTCGTCGTCTGCTGGAACAGACCGGCCTGAACCCGGCCGAAGTGGACGAAGTGATCCTCGGCCAGGTGCTCACCGCCGGCAGCGGCCAGAACCCGGCGCGTCAGGCCTCTATTCTCGCCGGCCTGCCCCACGCCGTGCCGAGCCTGACCCTGAACAAGGTCTGCGGTTCGGGCCTCAAGGCCCTGCACCTGGGTGCACAGGCGATCCGTTGCGGCGACGCCGACGTCATCATCGCCGGCGGCATGGAAAACATGAGCCTCGCGCCGTACGTCTTGCCCGCCGCGCGCACCGGTTTGCGCATGGGCCACGCCAAGATGATCGACAGCATGATCACCGATGGCCTGTGGGATGCCTTCAACGACTACCATATGGGCATCACCGCCGAGAACTTGGTGGACAAGTACGGCATCAGCCGCGAGGCGCAGGACGCCTTTGCCGCCGCCTCCCAGCAAAAAGCCGCCGCCGCCATCGAAGCCGGGCGCTTTGCCGATGAAATCACGCCCATCCTGATTCCCCAGCGCAAGGGCGACCCGGTGGCCTTCGCGGTGGACGAACAGCCGCGTGCCGGCACCACCGCCGAGTCCCTGGCCAAACTCAAGCCCGCCTTCAAAAAAGACGGCAGCGTCACCGCCGGCAACGCCTCCAGCCTCAACGACGGCGCCGCCGCAGTGCTGCTGATGAGCGCCGCCAAAGCCAAGGCCCTCGGCCTGCCAGTGCTGGCGCGTATCGCCAGCTATGCCAACGCTGGGGTCGACCCGGCAATCATGGGCATCGGCCCAGTGTCGGCCACCCGCCGCTGCCTGGACAAGGCTGGTTGGCAATTGGCCGACCTGGACCTGATCGAAGCCAACGAAGCCTTCGCCGCGCAATCCCTGGCGGTGGGCAAGGAGCTGGAATGGGACGCTGACAAGGTCAACGTCAACGGTGGCGCTATCGCCATCGGCCACCCGATTGGTGCGTCAGGCTGCCGCGTGTTGGTGACCCTGCTGCATGAAATGATCAAGCGCGACGCCAAGAAAGGTTTGGCAACACTGTGCATCGGTGGCGGCCAGGGCGTGGCGCTGGCCCTCGAACGCAGCTGA
- a CDS encoding CoA transferase subunit A, with amino-acid sequence MAGFDKRVASYEEALAGLEDGMTVLSGGFGLCGIPENLIAEIKRKGTRDLTVVSNNCGVDGFGLGILLEEKQISKVIASYVGENALFEKQLLSGEIEVVLTPQGTLAEKMRAGGAGIPAFFTATGVGTPVAEGKETREFKGRPYLMEESITGDFAIVKGWKADHFGNVIYRHTAQNFNPLAATAGKITVVEVEEIVEPGELDPAQIHTPGIYVDRIICGTFEKRIEQRTVRK; translated from the coding sequence ATGGCAGGTTTCGATAAGCGCGTGGCGTCCTATGAAGAGGCGCTGGCAGGCCTGGAAGATGGCATGACCGTGCTGTCCGGTGGTTTTGGCCTGTGCGGCATCCCGGAAAACCTCATCGCCGAGATCAAGCGCAAAGGCACCCGCGACCTCACCGTAGTCTCCAACAACTGCGGCGTCGACGGTTTCGGCCTGGGCATCCTGCTGGAAGAAAAGCAGATCAGCAAAGTGATCGCCTCCTACGTCGGTGAAAACGCACTGTTCGAGAAGCAACTGCTCAGCGGTGAAATCGAAGTGGTGCTCACCCCCCAGGGCACCCTGGCGGAAAAAATGCGTGCAGGCGGTGCGGGCATTCCGGCCTTCTTCACCGCCACGGGCGTCGGTACCCCTGTCGCCGAAGGCAAGGAAACCCGCGAATTCAAAGGCCGTCCCTACCTGATGGAAGAGTCCATCACCGGTGATTTCGCCATCGTCAAAGGCTGGAAAGCCGACCACTTCGGCAACGTCATCTACCGCCACACCGCCCAGAACTTCAACCCGCTGGCCGCCACCGCCGGCAAGATCACCGTGGTCGAAGTCGAGGAAATCGTCGAACCGGGCGAGCTGGACCCTGCGCAGATCCACACCCCTGGCATCTACGTCGACCGGATCATCTGCGGCACCTTCGAAAAGCGCATCGAACAGCGCACCGTCCGCAAATAA
- a CDS encoding DUF1615 domain-containing protein, whose translation MYSNRLILCLATLLVLAGCSTARGPQQPERSEAEVKAQIVRLLPATLADRAGWAQDIYTAFDAQKIYPSTENICAVLAVTEQESTYQVDPAVPGMGKIAQDEILRRAGKVHVPAFVVRSALQLRSPSGKTYAERLNAARTEKDLSGIFDDFISVVPLGNTLFGGFNPVHTAGPMQVSIDFAQKQARGYPYTVDGTIRREVFTRRGGMYFGIAHLLGYPVSYDQPLYRFADFNAGWYASRNAAFQAAVSRVSGTELTLDGDLIRYGSLLPGTTELAVRSLGAKLDMRNPSIRSQLEQGDQLDFEDTTLYKRVFALADTAAGKPLPRAVLPGIVLKSPKITRNLTTAWFAKRVDERYQRCMKR comes from the coding sequence ATGTATTCAAACCGCCTGATCCTCTGCCTCGCGACCTTGCTGGTGCTGGCGGGTTGCTCCACTGCACGTGGTCCGCAACAACCCGAGCGCAGCGAGGCCGAGGTGAAGGCGCAGATCGTGCGCCTGCTACCGGCCACGCTCGCGGACCGCGCCGGTTGGGCCCAGGACATCTACACCGCGTTCGACGCCCAGAAGATCTACCCCAGCACCGAAAATATCTGCGCCGTGCTGGCGGTGACCGAGCAAGAGTCCACCTATCAGGTCGACCCGGCGGTGCCAGGCATGGGCAAGATCGCCCAGGATGAAATTCTGCGGCGGGCCGGGAAGGTGCATGTACCGGCGTTCGTCGTGCGCAGCGCCTTGCAGCTGCGCTCGCCCAGCGGCAAAACCTACGCCGAGCGTTTGAATGCGGCACGCACGGAGAAGGACCTGAGCGGTATCTTTGACGACTTCATCAGTGTGGTGCCTCTGGGCAATACGCTGTTTGGCGGCTTCAACCCGGTGCACACCGCCGGCCCGATGCAGGTCAGCATCGACTTTGCGCAGAAACAGGCGCGGGGTTATCCCTACACGGTGGACGGTACGATTCGCCGCGAAGTATTCACCCGCCGTGGTGGCATGTACTTCGGCATCGCGCATTTGCTGGGCTACCCGGTCAGCTATGACCAGCCGCTGTATCGTTTCGCCGATTTCAACGCCGGTTGGTACGCCAGCCGCAATGCTGCGTTCCAGGCCGCAGTCAGCCGTGTTTCAGGCACCGAATTGACGCTGGATGGGGATTTGATTCGCTATGGTTCGTTGCTGCCGGGTACCACCGAACTGGCGGTGCGTTCATTGGGGGCGAAACTGGACATGCGTAACCCCAGCATTCGCAGCCAACTGGAGCAGGGCGATCAGTTGGATTTTGAGGACACCACGCTCTACAAGCGTGTATTCGCACTGGCCGACACAGCCGCCGGCAAGCCGCTACCTCGGGCGGTCCTGCCGGGCATTGTGCTTAAAAGCCCGAAGATCACCCGCAACCTGACCACGGCCTGGTTTGCCAAACGCGTGGATGAGCGGTATCAGCGCTGTATGAAGCGTTGA
- a CDS encoding MFS transporter — translation MSEHAQPLGSAMDASTSNDSKKVIFASSLGTVFEWYDFFLYGALAAVISKQFFAGVNDTTAFIFALMAFAAGFVVRPFGALVFGRLGDMIGRKYTFLVTIILMGVATFCVGLLPTYASIGIAAPIILIVLRMLQGLALGGEYGGAATYVAEHAPAGKRGLHTSWIQSTATLGLLLSLLVVLACRYFTGDQFEVWGWRIPFLFSIVLLGISTWIRMSLHESPAFLKMKEEGKASKAPIRESFGKWENLKVVLIALFSINGGQAVTFYAAQFYVLFFLTQFLKMDPALANMLLIISVVIGAPFFILFGWLSDKVGRKPVLMLGLLLATFLYFPIFKSLAHYTNPAMDQASQQAPITVQADPATCTFQFDPVGKARFDSPCDKVKTFLVKQGLPYSSVAAPAGAPVQVSVGDVRIDGFDEAALRGAVALAGYPSSADMAQVNKVMVVVLIVALILIAAMCYGPLAALMVELFPTRIRYTSMSLPYHIGNGWFGGFLPTVSFALVVYTGDIFYGLWYPVVVTGVSLVVGLFCLKETRHVDIDNN, via the coding sequence ATGTCAGAACATGCTCAACCCCTGGGCTCGGCGATGGATGCGAGCACCAGCAACGACTCGAAGAAAGTCATTTTCGCCTCGTCCCTCGGGACGGTGTTCGAGTGGTATGACTTTTTCCTCTACGGCGCCCTCGCGGCGGTAATCAGCAAGCAGTTCTTTGCCGGGGTCAACGACACCACGGCGTTTATCTTCGCGCTGATGGCGTTCGCCGCAGGCTTCGTGGTACGGCCCTTCGGCGCGTTGGTGTTCGGCCGCCTGGGCGACATGATCGGGCGCAAGTACACCTTCCTTGTCACCATCATCCTGATGGGCGTGGCCACCTTTTGTGTCGGGCTGCTGCCGACCTATGCCAGCATCGGCATCGCGGCGCCGATCATCCTGATCGTGCTGCGCATGCTGCAAGGTCTGGCCCTCGGCGGTGAATACGGCGGCGCCGCCACCTATGTTGCCGAGCATGCCCCCGCTGGCAAACGTGGCTTGCACACCAGCTGGATTCAATCCACCGCCACCCTCGGCCTGTTGCTGTCGTTGCTGGTGGTGCTGGCCTGCCGTTACTTCACCGGCGACCAGTTCGAGGTGTGGGGCTGGCGTATTCCGTTCCTGTTTTCCATTGTGTTGCTGGGCATCTCCACCTGGATTCGCATGAGCCTGCACGAATCGCCGGCATTCCTGAAAATGAAAGAGGAAGGCAAGGCCAGCAAGGCGCCGATCCGCGAGTCGTTTGGTAAATGGGAAAACCTCAAGGTCGTATTGATCGCGCTGTTCAGCATCAACGGCGGGCAGGCGGTGACCTTTTATGCAGCGCAGTTTTACGTGCTGTTCTTCCTCACCCAGTTTCTGAAGATGGACCCGGCCCTGGCCAACATGCTGCTGATTATCAGCGTGGTGATCGGCGCGCCGTTCTTCATTCTGTTTGGTTGGCTGTCGGACAAGGTCGGGCGCAAGCCGGTGCTGATGCTGGGCCTGCTGCTGGCGACCTTCCTGTATTTCCCGATTTTCAAGAGCCTGGCGCACTACACCAACCCGGCGATGGACCAGGCCAGCCAGCAGGCACCGATTACCGTGCAGGCCGATCCGGCCACCTGCACCTTCCAGTTCGACCCGGTGGGCAAGGCGCGCTTTGACAGCCCGTGCGACAAGGTCAAGACCTTCCTGGTCAAACAAGGCCTGCCGTACAGCAGCGTCGCAGCCCCAGCCGGCGCGCCGGTACAGGTCAGCGTCGGTGACGTGCGTATCGATGGCTTTGACGAAGCGGCACTGCGCGGCGCGGTGGCCCTGGCCGGTTACCCAAGCTCGGCGGACATGGCCCAGGTCAACAAGGTGATGGTGGTGGTGCTGATCGTCGCACTGATCCTGATCGCCGCCATGTGCTACGGCCCCTTGGCGGCGCTGATGGTGGAGCTGTTCCCGACCCGTATCCGCTACACCTCGATGTCGCTGCCCTACCACATCGGTAACGGCTGGTTTGGGGGGTTCCTGCCGACCGTGTCGTTTGCCTTGGTGGTGTACACCGGCGATATTTTCTATGGCTTGTGGTACCCGGTGGTGGTGACCGGCGTCAGCCTGGTGGTCGGCTTGTTCTGCCTCAAAGAAACCCGGCATGTGGATATCGATAACAACTGA